From the Falsirhodobacter halotolerans genome, the window CTCGACCAGCATCGGCGACATCGCCGCCGGGGCGAGCGGGGCCGAACTGTGGTTTCAGCTTTATGTCTGGCGCGACCGCGCGGAAACCTGGGCGCTTCTGGACAAGGTGGCTGCGGAAGGGGTGGAGACGCTGGTCCTGACGGTGGACACCCCGGCCTCGCCGAAGAAGGTCCACAATCTGCGCAACGGTTTCGGCATTCCCTTGCGTCCATCGTGGCGTCTGGGTGTGGATCTGATGCGGCATCCCGCCTGGACGATCGGGGTGATGGGACGCTACCTTGCGGCGACGGGCCTGCCCGCCTATGCCAATTATCCGGTCGGCGTTGCGACTTCCGTGACCTCGGTCCTGTCGGACCCGCGCTTCGCGCTCGATACGCAACTGTCGCTCCGCTTCGTGGGGGAGGTGCGGCGGAGATGGGCGGGGAAGCTGATCCTCAAGGGCATCCTGCACCCCGACGATGCGCAGGCCGCGTTTGCCGCCGGCTGCGATGCGGTCGTGATCTCCTCTCACGGGGGGCGCAACCATGACAGCGCGGTCACGCCGCTTGAGGTGTGCGCCGACATCCGCGCCGCCGTTGGCCCCGGGGCCACGCTGATCGCCGACAGCGGGGTGCGCCGGGGCAGCGATGCGGCGAAACTTCTGGCAAGGGGGGCGGATGCGGTGATGCTGGGCCGCGCCCCGCTGTTCGGCCTGGCGGCGGGGGGGGATGCGGGCGCGGCGCGGATGATCGCCCTGCTTGAGGAGGAACTGCGCGCCTTTCTCGTCTTCTCGGGAATCTCACGCCTGGGCGATCTTGCACGGGCCGAAATGCGCGCGTGATGTCCGGTGGCCGCCCCCTAAAGCGGGTCGGCGAGTTCCAGGGTTTTCAGGATATGCGCCTGCATCATGGCGTCCGCCCATCGGCCGTCGCTGTTGGCGATCGCGGCCACGATCGACCGATGCTCGGCGCAGCTTCGTCTGATGGCCTGTTCCGAAAAGCGGCTGTAGGTTCGCACGAGCAGGCCCATCGTCATCAAGGGGGCGGCCAGCTGCTCCAATCGCGCATTGTCCGACATGCGCAGGATGTGAATGTGGAAATCCGAATTCACACCGGCGAACTCGGCCAGATAGGTGGGCGCGTCGTTCACGGGCAGCGCTTCCATCCGGTCGCACAACTCCCCCAGGCGTCGCAGATCGGCGGCGTTGGCGCGGTGGGCGGCCAGCGACGCGGCATACCCTTCCAGAACGGCGCGGATGCCGAACAGATCCGCAAAGGCCTTGCGGTCCCATATGGGCACGATCGCGCCGCTTTTGGCGCGGGCTTGCAGGAAGCCGTCGGCCACAAGCGCGCGCAACGCCTCGCGCACCGGCGTGCGGCTGACACCGGTGCGCGCGGCGACCAGTTCTTCGGTCAGCCGTTCGCCTTCGGCGAATTCGCCCGCCAGCACGGCGTCGCGAATCAGGTCATAGGCTCGGTCCTTGGCCTTCGTCATCGGCGCCTCTTTCATGAACAAACCACATCTTCATCAATGTTTGTATACATTAAAGACCAATTAGGGATTAAAAATTGATATCTACCGAAAAATGTATTCATTCTTGAGGGGCGGAAAGGGAGGAGCCTTTCCCGAAAGCTTACCGAGGGAGGTAACACATGAACAAAGTCCTTGGCACCTGCGCTCTTTTGGCCCTGAGCGCGTTTTCGGCGAAGGCAGAGGTGGTGACGCTGGCCTCCACCGTGCCCGACACCGGGATCAACACCGTTTTCGTCGATACGTTCACGCAGGAAATGTCCGAGCGTCTGCCCGATTTCGACATCGAGCCGTTTCTTGACGGGACCTTGGGCGCGGAACGCGAATTGATCGATCTGGTCAAGCTGGGCGAGACGCAGGTTCATATGGGCGTTATTCATTCGGCGCAGTATTACCCGGAACTGGATGCGACGCTGGTCCCCTATCTGTTCCCGGATTATCAGACAATCGTCCGTTTCCTGTCCTCGGAAACCGGGGCGCGGCTGGAGGAGGCGCTGGCCGAACGGGGCAACGCCAAATTCCTCGGGACCTATTATCAGGGCAGCCGGTGGACCACGTCGAACACGCCCTTCACAACGCTGGAGGAGTTGCAGGGCATCAAGGTCCGTTTGCCGGAAATCCCGCTCTGGATCGACATCTGGTCGGGGCTTGGGGTCGTGACGACGCCCATGCCGTCGCCCGAGGTGTTTTCGGGGTTGCAGACCGGGGTCATCGACGCCCAGGAAAACATGCTCAGCAACATCTGGGGGCGGCGGCTGTTCGAGGTGCAGGATTACCTGATCGATACCCAGCACCAGCAAAGCTATGTCACGGTGATGGCCAATCTCGACTTCTGGGAGGGGTTGGAGCCCGATCAGCAAGCCGCCCTTCAGGCCTCGGTCGATGCGGCCAGTGCCGCGGCATATGACGCGGCCATCGCCGAAAACGAGACGTTGGAGCGCGACATTCTCGCATCCGGGGTCGAATTGATCGAACCGTCCCCCGAATTCCGCGAAAAGGCCCTGCCCATCGTCGAGAAGGTCGCGCGCGCGACCTTGGCCGAGGGCATCTACGAGGCCGCGCAGGCGGTCATCGGCGCGCAGCCATGAGACGCGCGCAGGATTGGATCGCGGCGGCGGCCGAGGTCGTCGCCAGCCTGTGCTTTGGATTGTTCCTTCTGGCGATCCTGGCGCAGGTCGCCTACCGCTATCTTGGGGTCAACCTGATCTTCAGCGAGGAGCTGGCCCGCCTGCTCAACGTCTATGTCGTTTTTGTGGGCGTGATCGTCGTGACCCGGTCGGACGGCCATATCCGCATCGATCTGGTCGAACGCGCGCTGGCGCATCGGCCTGCGCTGTGCCGGGCCATGACCATCGTGCAGCGGGCGCTCAGCCTTGCGTTTCTGCTGCTGGTGGCCTGGGGGGCGTGGCATCTGATGCAGGGCGGCTGGTCCAGCCGGCTGTCGACGATGCAATACCTCAGCCAGGGGCACATCTACCTTGCGCCCTGTCTGGGGGCCAGCCTGTCGGCGCTGCTGATGGCGCTGCGCCTGATCGAGGAATGCGCGGGCATCGCCGCCCTGCGGGGGGCCGCGTCATGATCTTCGGTCTTGCATCCATGGGCGTTCTGGTCGCCCTTCTTCTGTTCGGACTGGCCGCGAGCTTCGCCTTGGGTCTTGCCAGCGTCATCTATTTCATCGTCACCCGGGGCTTTGACGGCATCCCCGCCGAGATCATCGCGCAGCGTCTGGTGGCGGGGGTCGACAGCTTCACGTTGCTCTCGATCCCCCTGTTCATCTTCGTCGGGCACCTGATGAACGAAAGCGGGGCGACGACGCGGTTGTTCGGGTTCGCCAACACGATGGTCGGCCATGTTCGCGGCGGGCTGGCGCATGTCAACATCGTGGCCAGCATGTTGTTCGCGGGCATGTCGGGGTCCGGCACCGCCGACGCCGCAGGCCTTGGCGCGCTGGAAATCCGGGCCATGCGCGAGGCGGGCTATGACGACAGGACGACCATTGGCGTCACGGCCTCGTCGGCGTTGATCGGGCCGATCATCCCGCCCAGCATTCCGGCCATCCTCTATGCCGTTCTGGCGCAGGTCAGTGCGGCGGACATGCTGCTGGCCGGGCTGATCCCCGGTTTGATGATGGCGGCGGCCCTGATGCTGCTGGCATCGTGGTATGCCCGGCGGCGCAATCTGCCGAAGGCGCACTTTCCGGGGTTTGCCCGGATGCTTGGCGCGTTCCGGTCGGCCTTCGCCACGCTGCTGACGCCGGTGATCCTGATGGGCGGCATCATGACCGGCCTGTTCACCGCGACCGAGGCGGCGGCCGTCGCCGCCTTGTGGGCGTTTTTGCTGGCGACCGTCATCTATCGCACATTGGGGTTGCGGGGCGTTTGCGGCGTTCTGCGCAAGGCCACGCGCGACACGGCGGCGGTGATGTTCATCCTGGCCTGTTCGTCCCTGTTCGCCTGGGTGCTGACGCGGGCGCGGGTGCCCGACACGATCGCCGGATGGCTGGCGGACCTGACCGGCAGCCCGGTTCTGGTGATGATCCTGATCATGGCCTTCCTACTGGTGGTCGGATGTTTTCTGGCCGTGTCGGTGGCGATCAACATCCTGACGCCGATCCTTGTGCCGATCGCCGTGGCTTTCGGCTTCGACCCCGTGCATTTCGGGATCATCATGATCATGCTTCTGGTCATCGGCGAGGCGACACCGCCCTTCGGGATGGTGCTGTATGTTCTGACCGGGCTGTCGGGCCGGCCTTTCGAATATGTGGTCGCAGCCTCGTTGCCGTGGTTGATCGCGATCTTCGCCGTCGTCGTGCTGGTCGCGTGCTTTCCGTCCTTGGCCTTGTGGCTGCCGGAGGTTCTGGGCTGACCGGCCCTTGCGGAAGGCGGTGCGTCCCGCCTCCCGCAGTGCCGGAACCGCAGGGTCATCCGGCATCCGTCGCGCGCGTGTGAAATTTTTCAACACATCATCCACTGTTGACAGAATGGATACAATATCGACAGAGTTCGGAAATAAATGCCGATATAAATCGCGATAATGTATTCAAAGGGGAGGAATGTCATGTCGATATCACGTCGCCAAATCCTGGGAACGGCGCTGGCCGCGCCCTTGGTCGCACGGTTCGGGTCCGGGCCCGCATTCGCGCAAGCGGCCTATCCCGTCCGACGGCTGACGCTGGTGGTGCCCTTCGATGCCGGCGGGTCGGCGGACCGTCTGGCGCGCGCCATCGCGCAGTTTCTGCCGGCCCATCTGGGGGGCACGCCGGTCACCGTGGTCAACCGCGCGGGCGGATCGGGGGCGCTTGGGCACAGCTGGTTCATCCGTCAGCCGGACGATGGATCCACGGCCCTCGTCTCGCCGGTCAACCCGTATCTGATCTCCAACGTGCTGCGCGGGCAAGGGGGGCTGAACTGGGACGATTTCCACCATATCAATGGCCAGTGGCAGGACTATTACGCGGTGTTCGTGAACAACGCGCAGCCCTACCAGACCATGCAGGAGCTGTTGGTCGACATCCGCGACAACCCCGGCAAGGTCAGCTGCGCGATCATTCCGGGCGACGGGGGGCATATCTCGGCGCTCATCCTTCTGGATACAATGGGGATCCCGCGTGAGAACGTGAACTGGATCACCTATGACGGCGGCGGGCCTATGCGCACGGCCGTGGCGGGCAATCAGGTGACGTTCTCGGTCACGGCGGCGCTTGGCAGCAACGTCATCGCGGATCAGGTCCGCGCGCTTGCGGTCTATCGCCAGGAGGCGGACCCCGCCCGCTGGGACGCACCGGCAATCAACGAGGCGCTGGCCCCCATGAATGTGGAGGTGCCGGTGATCGCCGCCGATCTGCGCTGCCTGTCGGTGCATTCAAGCCTGCGGCAAAGCCATCCCGAGATCTACGAGCAGCTTGTCACCGCCTATCGCGCGATGCTGGAAAGCGATGAGTTCCAGGCCTTTGCGGCAAAGGGCGAGATTGGGGCGGACTGGCTGGGGCCCGAGCAGACGGCGCAGGCGCTGCAGGAGAGCTACGACATCTTCGCCAAATACATTCCGCAGATGTAACCTTGCCGAAAGGTCACGCCATGAACATGACAGCGAACCGGGCCGGCCATTTCGGTCTGCTCGCCCTCGTCGCGGCCTTCGTGCTGTGGTTCACCGCCTCGGCATGGCGGGCGGACCCGACGCTGGTGAACATGATCCTGATCGGGCCGGTCGCGGCGCTGGCCCTGTGTCTGGTGGCCGCGATCGCCGCAGGCCTGCTGATGCACCCCGCGCGCGACGCGTCCCACCCCGAAGGGGGGCCGGGCGATGGCAGCCTGCGCAGCCGCTTCGGCGTGGCGATCGGCTGCGTGGCCTTCCTTCTCTATGTGCTGGCGCTGGAGCCGTTGGGCTATGATGCGGCGGGCATGGCGTTCTGCGCGGGAACGATGATCCTGATGGGGCAGCGCAACTGGATCGCCATCGGCGTCTATGCCGTGCTGACGGGCCTCGTGCCGGTCTGGATCCTGCAGGGCCCGATGGGAATGCCCGTCCCCACGATGTTTCTGGAGTAGGCGCGATGTTGGACTTCGCCGCGATCCTTGATGCGTTTTCCTTGCTGATGTCCTCCCCCGCGGCCTGGGTCGTGGTGCCGCTGGGGCTGATCATCGGGCTGGTGTTCGGCGCGGTGCCGGGGCTGTCGGTGCCGATCGCGATGGCGGTCTTCCTGCCGATGACCCTCTACATGGATTTTCTGAATTCGATTCTGTTCCTGACGGCGATCTTCACCGGGGGCGGGTTCGGCGGGTCCATCCCGGCCATCCTGATGAACGTGCCCGGCACGTCGGCCTCCATCGCGACCTGCTTCGACGGCTATCCCATGGCCCGTCGGGGGGAGCACAACCGTGCGCTTGGCCTTGCGCTGGCGGCCTCCACGGTCGGGACGGCCATCGGATATGTCCTGCTGTTCGTCATTCTTGAGCCGATCTCGGGGTTCGTGCTGCGGCTGGGGCCGCCCGAACTGTTCCTGATCGCCGTCGTCGGCCTTTTGCTGATCGGGCTGATGGCCGAGGGGTATTTCTGGCGGGCCGTGGTCGGCGGTTCCATCGGGGTTCTGCTGGCCCTGATCGGCATGAGCTCGGCCGGGATCGAGCGGGGGACGTTCGGGTCGATCTATCTTCTGGACGGGATCGACACGAACGCCGCCATCATCGGGATCTTCGCGGCCTCGGAACTGTTCCGGCTGGTCAAGCAGGACTATCTGGTCGATGCCCGCGAAAAGCGCCATGTCTCGCTGCGCG encodes:
- a CDS encoding Bug family tripartite tricarboxylate transporter substrate binding protein; its protein translation is MSISRRQILGTALAAPLVARFGSGPAFAQAAYPVRRLTLVVPFDAGGSADRLARAIAQFLPAHLGGTPVTVVNRAGGSGALGHSWFIRQPDDGSTALVSPVNPYLISNVLRGQGGLNWDDFHHINGQWQDYYAVFVNNAQPYQTMQELLVDIRDNPGKVSCAIIPGDGGHISALILLDTMGIPRENVNWITYDGGGPMRTAVAGNQVTFSVTAALGSNVIADQVRALAVYRQEADPARWDAPAINEALAPMNVEVPVIAADLRCLSVHSSLRQSHPEIYEQLVTAYRAMLESDEFQAFAAKGEIGADWLGPEQTAQALQESYDIFAKYIPQM
- a CDS encoding TRAP transporter substrate-binding protein, which encodes MNKVLGTCALLALSAFSAKAEVVTLASTVPDTGINTVFVDTFTQEMSERLPDFDIEPFLDGTLGAERELIDLVKLGETQVHMGVIHSAQYYPELDATLVPYLFPDYQTIVRFLSSETGARLEEALAERGNAKFLGTYYQGSRWTTSNTPFTTLEELQGIKVRLPEIPLWIDIWSGLGVVTTPMPSPEVFSGLQTGVIDAQENMLSNIWGRRLFEVQDYLIDTQHQQSYVTVMANLDFWEGLEPDQQAALQASVDAASAAAYDAAIAENETLERDILASGVELIEPSPEFREKALPIVEKVARATLAEGIYEAAQAVIGAQP
- a CDS encoding TRAP transporter small permease, whose translation is MRRAQDWIAAAAEVVASLCFGLFLLAILAQVAYRYLGVNLIFSEELARLLNVYVVFVGVIVVTRSDGHIRIDLVERALAHRPALCRAMTIVQRALSLAFLLLVAWGAWHLMQGGWSSRLSTMQYLSQGHIYLAPCLGASLSALLMALRLIEECAGIAALRGAAS
- a CDS encoding TRAP transporter large permease → MIFGLASMGVLVALLLFGLAASFALGLASVIYFIVTRGFDGIPAEIIAQRLVAGVDSFTLLSIPLFIFVGHLMNESGATTRLFGFANTMVGHVRGGLAHVNIVASMLFAGMSGSGTADAAGLGALEIRAMREAGYDDRTTIGVTASSALIGPIIPPSIPAILYAVLAQVSAADMLLAGLIPGLMMAAALMLLASWYARRRNLPKAHFPGFARMLGAFRSAFATLLTPVILMGGIMTGLFTATEAAAVAALWAFLLATVIYRTLGLRGVCGVLRKATRDTAAVMFILACSSLFAWVLTRARVPDTIAGWLADLTGSPVLVMILIMAFLLVVGCFLAVSVAINILTPILVPIAVAFGFDPVHFGIIMIMLLVIGEATPPFGMVLYVLTGLSGRPFEYVVAASLPWLIAIFAVVVLVACFPSLALWLPEVLG
- a CDS encoding alpha-hydroxy acid oxidase, whose translation is MADAPFGDYDEARAKARRYLPRALFDYIDRGTEGERALAALRQGFDAVRIVPRVLRPVAAPDIGTTLMGRRYASPFIIAPTALAGLVRHDGEVKMGRAAGQAGIPFCAATQSSTSIGDIAAGASGAELWFQLYVWRDRAETWALLDKVAAEGVETLVLTVDTPASPKKVHNLRNGFGIPLRPSWRLGVDLMRHPAWTIGVMGRYLAATGLPAYANYPVGVATSVTSVLSDPRFALDTQLSLRFVGEVRRRWAGKLILKGILHPDDAQAAFAAGCDAVVISSHGGRNHDSAVTPLEVCADIRAAVGPGATLIADSGVRRGSDAAKLLARGADAVMLGRAPLFGLAAGGDAGAARMIALLEEELRAFLVFSGISRLGDLARAEMRA
- a CDS encoding tripartite tricarboxylate transporter TctB family protein; this encodes MNMTANRAGHFGLLALVAAFVLWFTASAWRADPTLVNMILIGPVAALALCLVAAIAAGLLMHPARDASHPEGGPGDGSLRSRFGVAIGCVAFLLYVLALEPLGYDAAGMAFCAGTMILMGQRNWIAIGVYAVLTGLVPVWILQGPMGMPVPTMFLE
- a CDS encoding GntR family transcriptional regulator, coding for MTKAKDRAYDLIRDAVLAGEFAEGERLTEELVAARTGVSRTPVREALRALVADGFLQARAKSGAIVPIWDRKAFADLFGIRAVLEGYAASLAAHRANAADLRRLGELCDRMEALPVNDAPTYLAEFAGVNSDFHIHILRMSDNARLEQLAAPLMTMGLLVRTYSRFSEQAIRRSCAEHRSIVAAIANSDGRWADAMMQAHILKTLELADPL